The following DNA comes from Streptomyces pristinaespiralis.
ACTCCCTGTCGAGGGGCATGGTGGCGGACTTGGTGACGGTGCCGAAGCTGATGCCGGGGACCACGCCGGGGATGGTGACCTCGACGTCGGCGGTGACCGCGTCGCCGTCCCGGCGGGTGACGATCTCGGCGGCGAGCCAGGAGCTGAGTGCCTGTGCCCCCGCGGCCTGGGGGCTGGTCGTCGCCTCGTCCTGCGCCGCCACCCGTGCCGCGGCGCGGGCGGCGGTACCGGCCTGCTGGGCCGCGAACACGGCGAGGCCCACCTGTACCGCGATCGTCATCACGAAGAGCAGCAGGAACAGCCAGCCGCCGTATTCGACGGCGCTCTGGCCACGGTCGTCCCGGAGGTCGTGCCGCCTCATGGCCCGGACCTCCACTCGGTCGCGGCGCCCGCCCGGCCCTCGACCGTGATCGGGAGGTTGACGCCGGGGAACAGCAGCGGCACCTCGAGCGCGACCTCGGCCGTGTACAGGTCGCCGTCCGGCCCGCAGTCGACGGTCGCCGACCAGCCGCCGGTCAGGTCCTCCTCCGCGGCCGCCGCGCAGGCCGCCGCGCCGCCGTTCCCGGCCCGCGTCCCCGCGGCCACCCCCTTGTCCGCCGCGTTGCCCGCGAGCACGAACGTGTAGCCGACGAGCGCCGACTGCCACAGGACGGCCAGCGTCACCAGGATGATGGGCACCATGCCGGTGAACTCGATCACCGACTGTCCCCGGTCGTCCCGTAGGCGCGCGGCGGGCGGCGCCGTCATTTCGCGCGCCCGTGCCGGCGTCCGGCCCCGAACCGGCCCTGCTTCGCGTCCCCCTGCACGTCCTTCACCAGCCCCAGTTCGCCCGCGAGCGCCCACATGGCCTGCTTGACGGAGGACTTGGCCTCCAGGTCCTGCATACGGCCCGCGTCGACGGCGCCCTGGAGCTCCTTGAAGTTCGCCGGGATCGCCGTGCGTGCCACTCTGGTGGCGGTGATCTTCGAGACGAGCGGCGGCTGGATCTCCGTGGCGCGTGTGTGGCGGTTGACGACGGTGATCGTCTCCTCCGCCTTGCGGATCTGGAGCCGGTCCCAGAGCCGCACCATCCGCTTGGTGGCCCGTACGGTCACCACGTCCGGCGTGGTCAGCAGCAGGGTGGTGTCGGCCGACTCGATGGCGGCGGCGTTGGCGGTGTTGACCTGCGTGCCGCAGTCGACGACGACGGTCTCGTAGCGCTGCCGCAGGGCGCCCAGGGTCTGCCGGACGAGCCGGTCGGTGACGTCCTCCGCCCGTTCGCCCTCCGCCGGCGCGAGGAGCAGGGCCACTCCCGTCTCGTGGTTGAAGACGGCGTCCTGGAGGACCCGCGCGCCGATGTCGCGGATGGCGGCGAGGTCCACGATGGAACGACGGAACTGGACGTCCAGGTAGGAGGCGACGTCACCGCCCTGGAGGTCGAGGTCGACCAGGGCGACGGAGTGACCGGAGGCCGCCGACGCCAGGGCGAGCTGGATCGCCGTGACGGTCGTGCCGACCCCGCCCTTGGCGCCGCTCACGGTGACGACGGTGCCGCCCGGCCCGCCGAACGCCGCCTCGGGGCCGTGGCCGAGGTGCCGGCGTACGCCCGCGGCCCAGCCGGCCGCCGCCTGGACGCGCTGCGCCAGTTCCTCGTACACGAGAGGCAGGGCGACGAGGCCGCGGGCGCCGGAGTCCATGGCCGCCGAGTACAGGCCGGGACTGGTGTCGGCGGTGACGAGCACGACGCCCACGGCGGGGAAGCGCAGGGCGACGTCCCGGATCAGTTCGAGGGCGGGCAGCGGCCCGATGCGCTCGTGGACCAGGACGACTTCCGGGAGTTCGTCGAGCGACTCGGCGGCGAGCCGGGCCAGCATGTCGGTGAGCGAGGTGGAGTCGCCGACCGGTGGCGCCGGTTCCGCGTCGGGGAGCCGGCCCAGGAGGCTGACGATGGCCCGGGCGGCGTCGGGGTCGCCGACGGCGGGGAGGATTCGCGTCGTCATCCGGCCCTCACTTGTTCTTGTCTTCTGAGAGGTCGTAGCTGCCGTCGCCGGGCCGCAGGGTGGTGGGGCTCCCGTCGGGCAGCAGGGCCAGGCGCACGTGTTCCGCGAAGGACTCGGCGTAGGCGACGCGCTGGGCGTCCGCCGTGTTCAGCGCGAAGGTGATGGGCACCGCCTCCCGGGGGGCGGTGCTGCGGTCACCGCTCCTGCGGTCGAGGGCCGTGAGCTCTCCCACGTCGATGACCTTGGCGTTCGCGACGATGAGCCGGGACTGGTCGGTGCCGGAGTCGTTCTGCGCGGCGAAGGTGGCGAAGATGTTGACCAGGTTGCCCGGCCGGATCTTTCCGGCCACGCCGGTCGCCGCGTCGATCATGATGGCGATCTCCTGCTGGCCGCTCTCCAGCTCCGGCTTCTGCACGATCATGTCGCTCTGGAGCAGGGACCCGCTGCGCAGCTCCGTCACGGCGATCTTGCCCCGCAGTACGCCGAGGTCGGTCACCGCGCTCCGCGACAGCCAGCGTTCGGGTATCGAGACCTTCTCGAACTGCCCGGCCTCGAGCGGTGTGTAGGGGGCTATGTCGCTCTTGACGCGATAGGCGGTGGTCTCGGGGCCGACCTTCGAGTTCACGTCGGCGATCACGGTGAGCACGCC
Coding sequences within:
- a CDS encoding TadE/TadG family type IV pilus assembly protein; protein product: MRRHDLRDDRGQSAVEYGGWLFLLLFVMTIAVQVGLAVFAAQQAGTAARAAARVAAQDEATTSPQAAGAQALSSWLAAEIVTRRDGDAVTADVEVTIPGVVPGISFGTVTKSATMPLDRESTR
- a CDS encoding AAA family ATPase; amino-acid sequence: MTTRILPAVGDPDAARAIVSLLGRLPDAEPAPPVGDSTSLTDMLARLAAESLDELPEVVLVHERIGPLPALELIRDVALRFPAVGVVLVTADTSPGLYSAAMDSGARGLVALPLVYEELAQRVQAAAGWAAGVRRHLGHGPEAAFGGPGGTVVTVSGAKGGVGTTVTAIQLALASAASGHSVALVDLDLQGGDVASYLDVQFRRSIVDLAAIRDIGARVLQDAVFNHETGVALLLAPAEGERAEDVTDRLVRQTLGALRQRYETVVVDCGTQVNTANAAAIESADTTLLLTTPDVVTVRATKRMVRLWDRLQIRKAEETITVVNRHTRATEIQPPLVSKITATRVARTAIPANFKELQGAVDAGRMQDLEAKSSVKQAMWALAGELGLVKDVQGDAKQGRFGAGRRHGRAK
- the cpaB gene encoding Flp pilus assembly protein CpaB translates to MNSRQRRGVLLILLSVVCGIAAFAGVLTVIADVNSKVGPETTAYRVKSDIAPYTPLEAGQFEKVSIPERWLSRSAVTDLGVLRGKIAVTELRSGSLLQSDMIVQKPELESGQQEIAIMIDAATGVAGKIRPGNLVNIFATFAAQNDSGTDQSRLIVANAKVIDVGELTALDRRSGDRSTAPREAVPITFALNTADAQRVAYAESFAEHVRLALLPDGSPTTLRPGDGSYDLSEDKNK